One window of Pyrus communis chromosome 12, drPyrComm1.1, whole genome shotgun sequence genomic DNA carries:
- the LOC137710142 gene encoding uncharacterized protein produces the protein MGDKPEQSTSSGMTLYQKWEHPNHPLYLHHSDQPGAILVPQLLVEDNYGTWAQSMTMALMVKNKLGLVDGTITKPTDEQVEELQQWNRCNNLVKTWLLGSMSKEISGSVIHCKDARQMLLDLQERFSHVNIVQLFHIENEIHNCVQNNMTVSSYFTKLKSLWDERDTLCSIPTCHCEARNEITSYVETQKTMKFLMGLRDSYATVRSNTLLLDPLPTVNKAYALVLRHEKQVEVSNGKGSTVQPEAAVFAVRGAGREPETEDGSQRCAKCNKNNHSTKNCRAHLKCTFCGWKRHTFDSCRKRKAAAETEQNRPFKGNQVTARDKKDAMPNFPFSPEDCKQILQLLNKSKSSFANQVGNSSNHEELSGPTFGEDDWDGN, from the exons ATGGGTGATAAACCAGAACAGTCAACCTCCTCAGGCATGACTTTGTATCAGAAGTGGGAACACCCTAACCATCCACTTTATCTTCATCACTCGGATCAGCCTGGCGCCATTCTTGTACCGCAGCTACTCGTGGAAGACAACTATGGCACATGGGCGCAATCCATGACCATGGCCTTGATGGTTAAAAACAAGTTAGGGCTGGTTGATGGAACAATCACGAAGCCAACTGATGAGCAGGTTGAAGAATTACAGCAATGGAACCGGTGCAATAATCTAGTGAAAACATGGTTACTCGGCTCCATGTCAAAAGAAATATCAGGAAGTGTCATACACTGCAAGGACGCGCGGCAGATGTTGCTTGACCTGCAAGAAAGGTTTTCTCATGTGAACATCGTTCAACTGTTTCACATAGAAAACGAAATCCATAATTGTGTGCAAAACAACATGACGGTGAGTTCTTACTTCACAAAACTCAAGAGTCTTTGGGATGAACGTGATACCTTATGTTCAATCCCGACATGCCATTGTGAAGCAAGGAACGAGATAACATCATATGTTGAGACTCAGAAAACAATGAAATTCCTTATGGGCTTACGTGACTCATATGCTACGGTTCGTAGCAACACCCTCTTGCTGGATCCATTGCCAACTGTTAACAAAGCCTATGCACTTGTTCTTCGTCATGAGAAGCAAGTTGAAGTATCAAACGGAAAGGGAAGCACCGTGCAGCCTGAAGCTGCTGTGTTTGCAGTGAGGGGCGCTGGTCGAGAACCCGAGACAGAAGATGGTAGTCAGCGATGCGCCAAATGCAACAAGAACAATCATAGCACCAAGAATTGTCGTGCACATCTCAAGTGCACATTTTGTGGTTGGAAAAGACACACTTTTGACTCTTGCCGCAAAAGAAAAGCAGCGGCTGAGACTGAACAAAATCGGCCTTTCAAGGGCAACCAAGTCACGGCTCGTGACAAGAAGGACGCAATGcccaattttcctttttctccaGAGGACTGCAAGCAGATTCTTCAGCTTCTGAACAAAAGCAAATCCTCCTTTGCTAATCAAGTGGGTAACTCTTCGAATCATGAAGAACTCTCAG GACCTACGttcggggaagatgattgggacgggAATTGA
- the LOC137710141 gene encoding beta-glucosidase 24-like has product MEGSAKEAGRGPSVWDYYIEKFPGRIADHTNMFTAIDSYKRYKEEVKNLKDLGVDSHRFSISWTRILPKGTLSGGVNQEGIDHYNNFIDELIKNDITPFVTIMHFDPPQALTDKYGGILNRSFVKDFKDYSELCFKLFGDRVKNWFTINEPWIMAKMGYDKGVGPPGRCSVQTVFPCTNGGNSATEPYIVAHHLLLAHASVVELYRKKFQDKQGGQIGISLVGQYVMPYSNSAEDKAAAERILDFELGWFMEPLIYGSYPESMRRLVKDRLPHFTKEEEKMINGSLGFVGINYYSTRYGRNVPAKPQGPISYSDDLLALALITNENGTQIGPQAGGSRFVYSYPQGLEQLLKFMKKKYQDPKIYISENGITEAKDDKLRLSDALKDPHRIQSILRHLYRIKKAIGSGVNVKGYFHYTLSDNFEWGEGYIPRFGLYYVDYKDNLKRIPKESAKWLPKFLKGEV; this is encoded by the exons ATGGAAGGATCTGCAAAAGAAGCAGGAAGAGGACCAAGTGTTTGGGACTACTACATTGAGAAATTCCCAg GGCGGATTGCAGACCACACGAACATGTTTACAGCCATTGATTCATACAAGCGATACAAG GAAGAAGTGAAGAATCTCAAGGACCTTGGAGTTGATTCTCACAGATTTTCCATCTCTTGGACCAGGATTCTTCCTA AGGGAACCTTGAGTGGTGGAGTAAACCAAGAGGGTATCGATCACTACAACAACTTCATCGACGAACTAATCAAGAATG ACATCACACCATTTGTGACCATAATGCACTTTGATCCACCGCAAGCTTTGACAGACAAGTATGGCGGCATCCTCAATCGCTCCTTCGT GAAAGATTTCAAGGATTACAGTGAACTTTGTTTTAAACTTTTTGGAGATAGGGTGAAAAATTGGTTTACAATCAACGAGCCGTGGATCATGGCGAAAATGGGGTACGACAAAGGTGTTGGTCCGCCGGGCAGGTGTTCTGTTCAAACTGTATTTCCATGCACAAATGGTGGTAATTCAGCCACGGAACCTTACATTGTGGCACACCACCTTCTCCTTGCCCATGCTTCAGTCGTTGAGCTTTACCGGAAGAAATTTCAG GATAAACAAGGCGGACAAATTGGAATTAGTCTTGTAGGACAatatgtcatgccttattcgaATTCGGCAGAAGACAAAGCTGCAGCAGAAAGAATATTAGACTTTGAACTTGGATG GTTCATGGAACCATTAATATATGGATCATATCCAGAGAGTATGAGACGTTTGGTCAAGGACAGGCTACCGCATTTCActaaggaggaggagaagatgaTCAATGGATCCTTAGGTTTTGTCGGCATCAACTATTACTCCACAAGATATGGTAGAAACGTCCCAGCAAAACCACAAGGACCAATCTCTTATAGCGACGATCTTTTAGCCTTGGCGTTGATCACAA ATGAAAACGGAACCCAAATTGGTCCTCAG GCTGGAGGAAGTCGGTTCGTCTACAGTTACCCACAAGGCCTGGAACAACTTCTAAAGTTTATGAAGAAGAAGTACCAGGACCCTAAAATCTACATTTCTGAAAACGGAATAACCGAGGCAAAGGACGATAAACTAAGACTTAGTGACGCACTTAAGGATCCACATAGAATTCAATCCATTCTTCGCCATTTGTACCGGATCAAGAAGGCAATAGG gagtggtgtgaATGTCAAAGGATATTTCCACTACACTTTATCTGATAATTTTGAATGGGGAGAAGGCTATATCCCAAGATTCGGGCTTTACTACGTCGACTACAAAGACAATCTCAAGCGCATTCCTAAAGAGTCTGCTAAGTGGCTCCCTAAGTTCCTAAAGGGCGAGGTTTGA